A stretch of the Anaeromyxobacter sp. genome encodes the following:
- a CDS encoding beta-propeller domain-containing protein, with protein MTSTRLALALLLTTGAAACSGGPASDGPHDTGTERFTSQAPGGSRGSLAGEDSGTSPVGAPAPAAPGAATGNATSTRTIEEADIYARLGSRLLVLNAYRGLQVVDLADLSHPRLVGRVPVVGTPVDLYVRGTTAHLLVSDAFAYVVATDGSTRPTRGSRLVSVDVSDPAAPVVTGELAIDGQVEESRLVGDVLYAVSRRWWWYDWVGPVAVGPAASLGAPVQASLVAPGQDTVYVASFDLSDPAHPAPVDRLEFTASGWDVHANVTSERITLSFAGWQMDPTTTWGPVTEFKVVDSSDPAGDLAEGATFAMAGTVRDRWGMDYDGATDLFRAVADAGGNTGAAVQLWRSPTPAEVAPLSRLFIPVQESLTAARFDGARVYLVTAMRIDPLWVVDTTDPAAPRLAAELTMPGQLDFIEPRGDRLVALGHTGEAGTTFQLAASLIDVADLSAPTLLSRVTFGGAFGQVNASADDLRKAFLVFDPPPAGIGLVLVPLLGWDPLSWTSTGGTQLIDLGRDALTLRGFLSHPGAPSRAFPADAAGARLVAFSDQALQTIDATNRSAPVELARLDLARPVNAVAPVNGKLVELSGDWSRGDTELVVTEQRDPDAAVPLARLTVKAPSARMFQLGSITWLLARDWRSGAGWLQAVDLSDPLHPTPRGRLDLTSGETAGFSPGWWGYGDEAALVGSALAIHRLTYVTCVSYPCNPIDSVHVYDLSDPDHPARAAVVTIPDGAWSWGLTASGNFLWLTHFEWGGDLALPASGAAMGRYYVDRIDLTDPSNPQLLAKVNVPGVLFAASADGRDLTTLESEWTGETVRTWVHGLTLTPRGAARLRGSVELPGYPSGAAREGGYAWVATSDWSAGASVTRLSAVDLDAMAVRSSQRVDGAWAWLAKAAGGKLFLQAGWQDQGLLVYDLSSPARPAFEAFHRTNGWVQDVVVGDGLAWLPSGPYGVPMVELAR; from the coding sequence ATGACCTCGACCCGACTGGCCCTCGCACTCCTCCTGACCACCGGCGCCGCCGCCTGCTCCGGCGGCCCCGCCTCCGACGGCCCGCACGACACCGGCACCGAGCGCTTCACCTCCCAGGCGCCCGGCGGCTCGCGCGGCAGCCTGGCCGGCGAGGACTCGGGCACCTCCCCGGTGGGCGCCCCGGCCCCGGCCGCCCCGGGCGCCGCCACCGGCAACGCCACCTCGACGCGCACCATCGAGGAGGCCGACATCTACGCCCGGCTCGGCTCCAGGCTGCTGGTGCTCAACGCCTACCGCGGCCTGCAGGTGGTGGACCTCGCCGACCTCTCGCACCCGCGCCTGGTGGGCCGCGTCCCGGTGGTGGGCACGCCGGTGGACCTGTACGTGCGCGGCACCACCGCCCACCTGCTGGTGAGCGACGCCTTCGCCTACGTGGTGGCCACCGACGGCTCGACCCGCCCCACCCGCGGCTCGCGCCTGGTGAGCGTGGACGTCTCCGACCCGGCCGCCCCGGTGGTCACCGGCGAGCTCGCCATCGACGGCCAGGTGGAGGAGTCGCGCCTGGTGGGCGACGTGCTCTACGCCGTGTCGCGCCGCTGGTGGTGGTACGACTGGGTCGGCCCGGTGGCGGTGGGGCCGGCCGCGTCGCTGGGCGCGCCGGTGCAGGCCTCGCTGGTGGCGCCCGGCCAGGACACCGTGTACGTGGCCAGCTTCGACCTCTCCGACCCGGCCCACCCGGCGCCGGTCGACCGGCTGGAGTTCACCGCCAGCGGCTGGGACGTGCACGCCAACGTGACCAGCGAGCGGATCACCCTCTCCTTCGCCGGCTGGCAGATGGACCCGACCACCACCTGGGGCCCGGTCACCGAGTTCAAGGTGGTGGACAGCTCGGATCCGGCCGGCGACCTGGCCGAGGGGGCCACCTTCGCCATGGCCGGCACGGTCCGCGACCGCTGGGGCATGGACTACGACGGCGCCACCGACCTGTTCCGCGCCGTGGCGGACGCCGGCGGGAACACCGGCGCGGCCGTGCAGCTGTGGCGCTCCCCCACGCCCGCCGAGGTGGCGCCGCTCTCGCGCCTCTTCATCCCGGTGCAGGAGTCGCTCACCGCCGCGCGCTTCGACGGGGCGCGCGTCTACCTGGTGACGGCCATGCGCATCGACCCGCTCTGGGTGGTGGACACCACCGATCCCGCCGCGCCGCGGCTGGCCGCCGAGCTGACCATGCCCGGCCAGCTCGACTTCATCGAGCCGCGCGGCGACCGGCTGGTGGCGCTGGGCCACACCGGCGAGGCCGGCACCACCTTCCAGCTGGCCGCCTCGCTCATCGACGTGGCCGACCTCTCGGCCCCGACCCTGCTCTCCCGCGTCACCTTCGGCGGCGCCTTCGGCCAGGTGAACGCCAGCGCCGACGACCTGCGCAAGGCCTTCCTGGTGTTCGACCCGCCCCCGGCCGGCATCGGCCTGGTGCTGGTGCCGCTGCTCGGCTGGGACCCGCTGAGCTGGACCTCCACCGGCGGGACCCAGCTCATCGACCTGGGCCGCGACGCGCTCACCCTGCGCGGCTTCCTCTCCCACCCGGGCGCGCCGTCCCGGGCCTTCCCGGCCGACGCGGCCGGCGCCAGGCTGGTGGCCTTCTCCGACCAGGCCCTGCAGACCATCGACGCCACCAACCGCTCGGCGCCGGTGGAGCTGGCCCGCCTCGACCTGGCCCGCCCGGTCAACGCGGTGGCGCCGGTCAACGGCAAGCTGGTGGAGCTGTCCGGCGACTGGTCGCGCGGCGACACCGAGCTGGTGGTCACCGAGCAGCGCGACCCGGACGCGGCCGTGCCGCTGGCGCGGCTGACCGTGAAGGCCCCCTCGGCCCGCATGTTCCAGCTGGGCAGCATCACCTGGCTGCTGGCGCGCGACTGGAGGAGCGGCGCGGGCTGGCTGCAGGCGGTGGACCTCTCCGACCCGCTCCACCCGACGCCGCGCGGCAGGCTCGACCTGACCTCCGGCGAGACGGCCGGCTTCTCCCCCGGCTGGTGGGGCTACGGCGACGAGGCGGCGCTGGTGGGGAGCGCGCTGGCCATCCACCGGCTCACCTACGTCACCTGTGTCTCCTATCCCTGCAACCCCATCGACTCGGTGCACGTCTACGACCTGTCGGATCCCGACCACCCGGCCCGCGCCGCGGTGGTGACCATCCCCGACGGCGCCTGGTCCTGGGGGCTCACCGCCAGCGGCAACTTCCTCTGGCTGACCCACTTCGAGTGGGGCGGCGACCTGGCCCTGCCGGCCAGCGGCGCCGCCATGGGGCGCTACTACGTGGACCGCATCGACCTCACCGATCCCAGCAACCCGCAGCTGCTGGCCAAGGTGAACGTGCCCGGCGTGCTCTTCGCGGCCTCGGCCGACGGGCGCGACCTGACCACGCTCGAGTCGGAGTGGACCGGGGAGACGGTGCGCACCTGGGTGCACGGCCTCACCCTCACCCCGCGCGGCGCGGCCCGCCTGCGCGGCAGCGTCGAGCTGCCCGGCTACCCGTCGGGCGCGGCCCGCGAGGGTGGCTATGCCTGGGTGGCCACCTCCGACTGGAGCGCCGGCGCCTCGGTGACCCGCCTCTCGGCGGTGGACCTCGACGCCATGGCGGTCAGGAGCTCGCAGCGGGTGGACGGCGCCTGGGCCTGGCTGGCCAAGGCGGCCGGCGGGAAGCTCTTCCTGCAGGCCGGGTGGCAGGACCAGGGGCTGCTGGTCTACGACCTCTCCAGCCCGGCCCGGCCGGCCTTCGAGGCCTTCCACCGGACCAACGGCTGGGTGCAGGACGTGGTGGTGGGCGACGGCCTGGCCTGGCTGCCGTCCGGCCCCTACGGCGTGCCCATGGTGGAGCTGGCGAGGTAG
- a CDS encoding HAMP domain-containing histidine kinase, whose amino-acid sequence MRLRFALAAALPALFSLVLMALLGDRLARRALEEELGARLTAVAQAAAAALPAERVAALVPGDEGTRTAGHLRTRLTALARATGTRLTVARLDRTALGDSEGRHAIGAPVPALELDRFELERVAAGQATASQRLFEGQGGHLTKTGYAPLLEGGRVVALVAAEGTAPSFATLRDFRALLLLLALGGAVLGAAAAVVAAHSVTRPLHALAGAARRMGEGDLDSPLPEVGARGEVATLRRTLEETRLALRARDREREVMLAGIAHEVRNPLGAMALYAGALQADLEGRPEAAHLARLQGELAALSRLVEEFLDFARTRAPDLEPVDGAWLAEEVAELCRPLAAERGVALAAAGAGTLLADRHQLRRAALNLVRNALEASPPGAAVELEVAAPAGGAEAALSVRDRGPGLPAAVRARLFEPFTTTRERGTGLGLALARKVALAHGGGLVLCDRAGGGTEARLTVPTGPGPAGPAAPGPTARAGGQGKVPA is encoded by the coding sequence GTGCGCCTCCGCTTCGCCCTCGCCGCCGCGCTGCCGGCCCTCTTCTCCCTGGTGCTGATGGCGCTCCTGGGCGACCGGCTGGCCCGGCGCGCCCTGGAGGAGGAGCTGGGGGCGCGGCTCACCGCGGTGGCCCAGGCCGCGGCGGCGGCGCTGCCGGCCGAGCGGGTGGCGGCGCTGGTCCCCGGCGACGAGGGGACCCGCACCGCCGGCCACCTGCGCACCCGGCTCACGGCGCTGGCCCGGGCCACCGGCACCCGGCTCACGGTGGCGCGCCTCGACCGCACCGCCCTGGGCGACTCGGAGGGGCGCCACGCCATCGGCGCCCCGGTGCCGGCGCTGGAGCTGGACCGCTTCGAGCTCGAGCGGGTGGCGGCCGGCCAGGCCACCGCCAGCCAGCGGCTCTTCGAGGGGCAGGGCGGCCACCTCACCAAGACCGGGTACGCGCCGCTCCTGGAGGGCGGCCGGGTGGTGGCGCTGGTGGCCGCCGAGGGCACCGCCCCGTCCTTCGCCACCCTGCGCGACTTCCGGGCCCTGCTGCTCCTGCTGGCCCTGGGCGGCGCGGTGCTGGGCGCCGCGGCGGCGGTGGTGGCGGCCCACTCGGTGACCCGGCCGCTGCACGCGCTGGCCGGCGCGGCGCGGCGCATGGGCGAGGGCGACCTCGACTCGCCGCTGCCCGAGGTGGGCGCGCGCGGCGAGGTGGCCACCCTGCGCCGCACCCTGGAGGAGACCCGGCTGGCGCTCAGGGCCCGCGACCGGGAGCGCGAGGTGATGCTGGCCGGCATCGCCCACGAGGTGCGCAACCCGCTGGGCGCCATGGCGCTCTACGCCGGGGCGCTGCAGGCCGACCTCGAGGGGCGCCCGGAGGCGGCCCACCTGGCGCGCCTGCAGGGGGAGCTCGCGGCGCTGTCGCGGCTGGTGGAGGAGTTCCTCGACTTCGCCCGCACCCGGGCCCCCGACCTGGAGCCGGTGGACGGGGCCTGGCTGGCCGAGGAGGTGGCGGAGCTGTGCCGCCCGCTGGCCGCCGAGCGCGGGGTGGCGCTGGCCGCCGCCGGCGCCGGGACCCTGCTGGCCGACCGCCACCAGCTGCGCCGGGCCGCGCTCAACCTGGTGCGCAACGCCCTGGAGGCCTCGCCGCCGGGGGCGGCGGTGGAGCTGGAGGTGGCGGCGCCGGCCGGCGGCGCGGAGGCGGCCCTCTCGGTGCGCGACCGCGGCCCCGGGCTGCCGGCGGCGGTGCGGGCGCGCCTCTTCGAGCCCTTCACCACCACCCGCGAGCGGGGCACCGGGCTCGGCCTGGCGCTGGCCCGCAAGGTGGCGCTGGCCCACGGCGGCGGGCTCGTCCTGTGCGATCGGGCCGGCGGCGGCACCGAGGCCCGGCTGACCGTCCCGACGGGCCCCGGCCCGGCCGGCCCGGCGGCGCCCGGCCCCACCGCCCGCGCCGGCGGCCAGGGTAAGGTCCCGGCATGA
- a CDS encoding sigma-54-dependent Fis family transcriptional regulator has product MIRVLVADDSDAMREGMVLTLTRLGYEVRGVKGGAEAVAAYARRHADVVVTDLRMVPVDGLEVVRRLRELDPEATVLVVTAHGSVPAAVEAMRAGAIDFVEKPFPPELLAARVEKAAEIARERRGARDAHARAAALDEDRARDAGPLGLVGGSEALARVRELVRKVAPTDATVLVLGESGTGKELVARAIHAESRRRERPFVPVSCAALPEGLLESELFGHEKGSFTGATRRKIGRFELADGGTLFLDEVGELPPPLQVKLLRVLQERRFERVGGEETLEVDVRLVSATNRDLKARAAAGAFREDLYYRLAVVPLSLPPLRSRPGDVAALAAHFLAKHAGRLGRRLDGLEPEALALLERHPWPGNVRELENAVQQAMVFAEGPLVRAADLPAALRDAPAALPVPSGDRPLPDLLDDIERQLVADAFSRARGVKAEAARLLGVKPSALYYKLEKYGIGGVGPADRPGGAAGGDGPEDGPARQPGPGEREGR; this is encoded by the coding sequence ATGATCCGCGTGCTGGTGGCCGACGACAGCGATGCCATGCGCGAGGGGATGGTCCTCACCCTGACCCGGCTGGGCTACGAGGTGCGCGGCGTGAAGGGCGGCGCCGAGGCGGTGGCGGCCTACGCCAGGCGCCACGCCGACGTGGTGGTCACCGACCTGCGCATGGTGCCGGTGGACGGCCTGGAGGTGGTGCGGCGCCTGCGCGAGCTCGACCCGGAGGCCACCGTGCTGGTGGTGACCGCCCACGGCAGCGTGCCGGCCGCGGTGGAGGCCATGCGCGCCGGGGCCATCGACTTCGTGGAGAAGCCCTTCCCGCCGGAGCTGCTGGCGGCCCGGGTGGAGAAGGCGGCCGAGATCGCCCGCGAGCGGCGCGGGGCCCGCGACGCCCACGCCCGGGCGGCGGCGCTCGACGAGGACCGGGCCCGCGACGCCGGGCCGCTCGGGCTGGTGGGCGGGTCGGAGGCGCTGGCCCGGGTGCGCGAGCTGGTGCGCAAGGTGGCGCCCACCGACGCCACCGTGCTGGTGCTGGGCGAGTCGGGCACCGGCAAGGAGCTGGTGGCGCGGGCCATCCACGCCGAGAGCCGCCGCCGCGAGCGGCCCTTCGTGCCGGTCTCCTGCGCCGCGCTGCCGGAGGGGCTGCTGGAGAGCGAGCTCTTCGGCCACGAGAAGGGCTCCTTCACCGGCGCCACCCGCCGCAAGATCGGCCGCTTCGAGCTGGCCGACGGCGGCACCCTGTTCCTCGACGAGGTGGGCGAGCTGCCGCCCCCGCTGCAGGTCAAGCTGCTGCGGGTGCTGCAGGAGCGGCGCTTCGAGCGGGTGGGCGGCGAGGAGACCCTGGAGGTGGACGTGCGGCTGGTCTCGGCCACCAACCGGGACCTCAAGGCCCGGGCCGCGGCCGGGGCCTTCCGCGAGGACCTCTACTACCGCCTGGCGGTGGTGCCGCTCTCGCTGCCGCCCCTCCGCTCCCGGCCGGGCGACGTGGCGGCGCTGGCGGCCCACTTCCTGGCCAAGCACGCCGGCCGGCTGGGGCGCCGGCTGGACGGCCTCGAGCCGGAGGCCCTGGCGCTGCTGGAGCGCCACCCCTGGCCGGGCAACGTGCGCGAGCTGGAGAACGCCGTGCAGCAGGCCATGGTCTTCGCCGAGGGGCCGCTGGTGCGGGCCGCCGACCTGCCGGCGGCGCTGCGCGACGCCCCGGCCGCGCTGCCGGTGCCCAGCGGCGACCGGCCGCTGCCGGACCTGCTCGACGACATCGAGCGGCAGCTGGTGGCCGACGCCTTCTCGCGGGCCCGCGGCGTCAAGGCCGAGGCGGCGCGGCTGCTCGGCGTGAAGCCCTCGGCGCTCTACTACAAGCTGGAGAAGTACGGCATCGGCGGCGTCGGTCCGGCCGACCGGCCCGGCGGCGCGGCCGGCGGTGACGGGCCGGAGGATGGTCCGGCGCGCCAGCCGGGGCCGGGCGAGCGGGAGGGGCGCTAG
- the thiO gene encoding glycine oxidase ThiO, translated as MRADAVVIGAGVQGCAVAWRLAQAGLDVVVLERAIPGAEASSAAGGILSPGVEALEPGPFYALGRSSLARYPAFAAELESLTGVGLGYRGGGTLEVAFDDQHAQLLAGRAGKIQSAGLPVTVLDDGEVRRLEPGLSPEARGALWFEDEASLDPRQLGRALAIAAARAGARFVAGQVRAIRHEGGRVVGVAHEQGPVDAPWVVLAAGSWSMLVAGHGLPPGAVRPVRGQMAVLDTRPPLLSRVIFSGHGYVVPRPDGRVLCGSTMEEAGFEKQVTAGGLRHVLEVGMGIAPALAAAPLVETWSNFRPASPDGEPILGAGDVPGLLYATGHTRNGILLCPITADAVAACVLGAPPPVDLAPFSPARLGAGRPTR; from the coding sequence ATGAGGGCCGACGCGGTGGTGATCGGGGCGGGCGTGCAGGGCTGCGCCGTGGCGTGGCGCCTGGCGCAGGCCGGGCTGGACGTGGTGGTGCTGGAGCGCGCCATCCCGGGCGCGGAGGCGTCCAGCGCGGCCGGCGGCATCCTCTCCCCGGGCGTGGAGGCGCTGGAGCCCGGCCCGTTCTACGCGCTGGGGCGCAGCTCGCTGGCCCGCTACCCGGCCTTCGCCGCCGAGCTCGAGTCGCTCACCGGCGTGGGGCTCGGGTACCGCGGCGGCGGCACGCTGGAGGTGGCCTTCGACGACCAGCACGCCCAGCTCCTGGCCGGGCGGGCCGGCAAGATCCAGTCGGCCGGCCTGCCGGTCACGGTGCTCGACGACGGCGAGGTCCGCCGCCTCGAGCCGGGCCTCTCGCCCGAGGCGCGCGGCGCGCTCTGGTTCGAGGACGAGGCCTCGCTCGACCCCAGGCAGCTCGGCCGGGCGCTGGCCATCGCGGCGGCGCGGGCCGGGGCGCGCTTCGTCGCCGGGCAGGTGCGGGCCATCCGGCACGAGGGTGGGCGGGTGGTGGGCGTGGCGCACGAGCAGGGGCCGGTGGACGCGCCCTGGGTGGTGCTGGCGGCCGGCTCCTGGTCGATGCTGGTGGCCGGGCACGGCCTGCCGCCGGGGGCGGTGCGGCCGGTGCGCGGCCAGATGGCGGTGCTCGACACCCGCCCGCCGCTCCTCTCGCGGGTGATCTTCTCCGGCCACGGCTACGTGGTGCCGCGCCCCGACGGGCGGGTGCTGTGCGGCTCCACCATGGAGGAGGCCGGCTTCGAGAAGCAGGTCACCGCGGGCGGGCTGCGCCACGTGCTCGAGGTGGGCATGGGCATCGCGCCGGCCCTGGCCGCGGCCCCGCTGGTGGAGACCTGGTCCAACTTCCGGCCGGCCAGCCCCGACGGCGAGCCCATCCTCGGCGCCGGCGACGTGCCCGGCCTGCTCTACGCCACCGGCCACACCCGCAACGGCATCCTGCTCTGCCCCATCACCGCCGACGCGGTGGCGGCCTGCGTGCTCGGCGCGCCCCCGCCGGTGGACCTGGCCCCCTTCTCGCCGGCCCGGCTGGGCGCGGGGCGGCCCACCCGGTAG
- a CDS encoding TetR/AcrR family transcriptional regulator, with the protein MDGSVANMRRLGPPRSGIAERIWEAARLEFSKRGYHGARVQGIARGAACNVALIYRHWSSKKALYLDILRSVWLGAANEIAELVQNGPGGAGAVVSAYLDAMMKDQMGAQLLIREYLDGAPHLAQLAQTDPALLEPVRRAAAAIALADGGHNEVDPVLAVVTIGGLAALVASAQEAARPFMESPLPPEAWRKHVHDLLLHGLAPKARSASTPPPPSASSNGAGHPSP; encoded by the coding sequence ATGGACGGCTCAGTCGCAAACATGCGCCGGCTCGGCCCGCCCCGCAGCGGTATCGCGGAGCGGATCTGGGAAGCGGCCAGGCTGGAGTTCTCGAAGCGTGGCTACCACGGCGCGCGGGTGCAGGGCATCGCGCGCGGCGCGGCCTGCAACGTGGCGCTCATCTACCGCCACTGGTCCTCCAAGAAGGCCCTCTACCTCGACATCCTGCGCTCGGTCTGGCTGGGCGCGGCCAACGAGATCGCCGAGCTGGTCCAGAACGGGCCGGGCGGCGCGGGCGCGGTGGTGAGCGCCTACCTCGACGCCATGATGAAGGACCAGATGGGCGCGCAGCTGCTGATCCGGGAGTACCTGGACGGCGCCCCGCACCTGGCCCAGCTGGCCCAGACCGACCCCGCGCTGCTCGAGCCGGTGCGGCGCGCCGCCGCCGCCATCGCGCTGGCGGACGGCGGCCACAACGAGGTGGATCCGGTCCTGGCGGTGGTGACCATCGGCGGCCTGGCCGCCCTGGTGGCCAGCGCCCAGGAGGCGGCCCGCCCGTTCATGGAGTCGCCGCTGCCGCCCGAGGCCTGGCGCAAGCACGTGCACGACCTCCTGCTGCACGGCCTGGCGCCCAAGGCGCGCTCGGCCAGCACCCCCCCCCCGCCCAGCGCCAGCAGCAACGGCGCCGGGCACCCCTCCCCGTAG
- a CDS encoding DNA polymerase IV, with protein MSAPRTILHLDLDAFYASVEQLDDPSLRGRPVIVGGVSGRGVVCAASYEARKYGVRSAMPSARARRLCPEGVFLHPRFERYGELSDRIFDVYRRYTPLVEPLSLDEAFLDVTASRALHGEGPAIAAAIRAAVRAESGLTVSAGVAEVKLAAKIATDFGKPDGLTVVPPGGVAAFLAPLPIGRLWGVGEVTEEALRRLGVTTIGALTSTPEAALAAALGAERAHAFRELALGRDPREVVPDEGLKSVGGEETFEQDVRGEAALARCLLLQAARVGRRLRAHHLRGRVVTLKVKYADFTLVTRRVTLASPTDDDEAIYQAARGQLGRIDPSRAVRLAGVTVSGFEEQAGPPEAGQLDLFGGAAGAAGGQGQAAGGAPAGGSPAEARRRKLNAAVDALSDRFGSGTVKRADLAGEEVRDAWPSHRRRDRE; from the coding sequence CTGAGCGCCCCGCGGACCATCCTCCACCTCGATCTGGACGCCTTCTACGCCTCGGTGGAGCAGCTCGACGACCCGTCGCTGCGCGGCCGTCCCGTGATCGTGGGGGGCGTTTCGGGGCGCGGGGTGGTCTGCGCCGCCAGCTATGAGGCCAGGAAGTACGGCGTCCGGTCGGCCATGCCCTCCGCCCGGGCGCGGCGGCTCTGCCCGGAGGGGGTCTTCCTGCACCCGCGCTTCGAGCGCTACGGCGAGCTGTCGGACCGGATCTTCGACGTCTACCGGCGCTACACGCCCTTGGTGGAGCCGCTCTCGCTCGACGAGGCCTTCCTCGACGTGACCGCCTCCCGGGCGCTGCACGGGGAGGGGCCCGCCATCGCGGCCGCCATCCGCGCCGCGGTGCGCGCCGAGTCCGGCCTGACGGTCTCGGCCGGCGTGGCCGAGGTGAAGCTGGCGGCCAAGATCGCCACCGACTTCGGCAAGCCCGACGGGCTCACCGTGGTGCCGCCCGGCGGGGTGGCCGCCTTCCTGGCGCCGCTGCCCATCGGCCGCCTCTGGGGCGTGGGCGAGGTGACCGAGGAGGCGCTGCGCCGGCTGGGCGTGACCACCATCGGCGCCCTGACCAGCACGCCGGAGGCGGCGCTGGCCGCGGCGCTGGGGGCCGAGCGCGCCCACGCGTTCCGCGAGCTGGCGCTGGGGCGCGACCCGCGCGAGGTGGTGCCCGACGAGGGGCTGAAGAGCGTGGGCGGCGAGGAGACCTTCGAGCAGGACGTGCGCGGCGAGGCCGCCCTGGCGCGCTGCCTGCTCCTGCAGGCGGCGCGGGTGGGGCGGCGGCTGCGGGCCCACCACCTGCGCGGGCGGGTGGTGACGCTCAAGGTGAAGTACGCCGACTTCACGCTGGTGACGCGCCGGGTGACGCTGGCCAGCCCCACCGACGACGACGAGGCCATCTACCAGGCGGCCCGGGGGCAGCTCGGGCGCATCGACCCGTCGCGCGCCGTGCGGCTGGCGGGGGTGACGGTCTCGGGGTTCGAGGAGCAGGCGGGTCCGCCGGAGGCCGGGCAGCTCGACCTGTTCGGCGGGGCGGCGGGGGCGGCGGGCGGCCAGGGCCAGGCCGCGGGCGGCGCGCCGGCCGGGGGCTCACCGGCCGAGGCGCGCCGCCGCAAGCTCAACGCCGCGGTGGACGCCCTGTCGGACCGGTTCGGCTCGGGCACGGTGAAGCGGGCCGACCTGGCCGGCGAGGAGGTGCGCGACGCCTGGCCGAGCCACCGCCGCCGCGACCGGGAGTGA
- a CDS encoding MBL fold metallo-hydrolase produces MSPLPEVPMPAARHAAVPPPRRTASPARLQLALALALVPHLTAAAPPPAAPPPVPPRVVGPAQPPDRAAPSPVAAPVTLTPARTTAWDLELVPLRPDLYLLRRPDVLRQPVEPNVLVIVNQADVVVVDAGGTPRAAENAIRLVRSITSKPVSVLVNTHWHGDHTFGTATWRAAYPGLVVVGHPSTRRDILGAQARYLASMPAQLAPMLQDLREREGRGEASERQRALLADGEQALTEARRTVASPPDLTVADALVLHRGEREIHVRHLGRGNTEGDLVVWLPREKVVAAGDLVVAPIPYGFGSFPREWIEALERLAALDFELLVPGHGEVQRDAGHLRAMQALLREVRRQVAASVARGLDLEATRQALDLERLRAALIGDEPYPVALFQAWWTSPIARSAWLEATGRPILQGASDETG; encoded by the coding sequence ATGAGCCCCCTGCCCGAGGTGCCCATGCCCGCTGCGCGCCACGCCGCCGTCCCCCCGCCGCGCCGCACCGCCAGCCCCGCGCGCCTGCAGCTGGCCCTGGCGCTCGCGCTCGTCCCCCACCTGACCGCGGCCGCGCCGCCGCCTGCCGCGCCGCCGCCCGTCCCGCCGCGGGTGGTCGGGCCCGCGCAGCCCCCCGATCGCGCTGCCCCCTCGCCGGTGGCCGCGCCGGTCACGCTGACCCCGGCGCGCACCACCGCCTGGGACCTCGAGCTGGTGCCCCTCCGGCCCGACCTCTACCTGCTGCGCCGCCCCGACGTGCTGCGCCAGCCGGTCGAGCCCAACGTGCTGGTGATCGTCAACCAGGCCGACGTGGTGGTGGTGGACGCCGGCGGCACCCCGCGCGCCGCCGAGAACGCCATCCGGCTGGTCCGCTCCATCACCTCGAAGCCGGTCTCGGTGCTGGTGAACACCCACTGGCACGGCGACCACACCTTCGGCACCGCCACCTGGCGGGCCGCCTACCCCGGCCTGGTGGTGGTCGGCCACCCCAGCACGCGCCGCGACATCCTGGGTGCGCAGGCGCGCTACCTCGCCAGCATGCCGGCCCAGCTGGCGCCCATGCTGCAGGACCTGCGCGAGCGGGAGGGGAGGGGCGAGGCCTCGGAGCGCCAGCGCGCCCTCCTGGCCGACGGCGAGCAGGCGCTCACGGAGGCCAGGCGCACCGTCGCCTCGCCGCCGGACCTCACCGTGGCCGACGCGCTGGTGCTCCACCGCGGCGAGCGCGAGATCCACGTGCGCCACCTGGGGCGGGGCAACACCGAGGGGGACCTGGTGGTCTGGCTGCCGCGCGAGAAGGTGGTGGCGGCGGGCGACCTGGTGGTGGCGCCCATCCCCTACGGCTTCGGCAGCTTCCCCAGGGAGTGGATCGAGGCGCTGGAGCGCCTGGCGGCGCTCGACTTCGAGCTGCTGGTGCCGGGGCACGGCGAGGTGCAGCGCGACGCCGGCCACCTGCGCGCCATGCAGGCGCTGCTGCGCGAGGTGCGGCGCCAGGTGGCGGCCTCGGTGGCCAGGGGGCTGGACCTCGAGGCCACCCGCCAGGCGCTCGACCTGGAGCGCCTCCGCGCCGCGCTCATCGGCGACGAGCCCTACCCCGTGGCGCTCTTCCAGGCCTGGTGGACCTCGCCCATCGCCCGCTCCGCCTGGCTCGAGGCCACCGGGCGACCCATCCTGCAGGGCGCCTCGGACGAGACCGGCTGA
- a CDS encoding response regulator, with product MTPGQYILVVDDDDDFREALVEVLSSAGYPVEQASNGEEALLRVADEIPGIILLDLKMPGIDGWGVMERLRAEPRSAAIPILVLSAYGFEWEAELLGAQGYIPKADVQLDGILERVRTAAGDPPMHH from the coding sequence GTGACCCCCGGCCAGTACATCCTGGTGGTGGACGACGACGACGACTTCCGCGAGGCGCTGGTGGAGGTGCTCTCCTCGGCCGGCTACCCGGTGGAGCAGGCCTCCAACGGCGAGGAGGCGCTGCTGCGGGTGGCCGACGAGATCCCCGGCATCATCCTGCTCGACCTGAAGATGCCCGGCATCGACGGCTGGGGCGTGATGGAGCGGCTGCGGGCCGAGCCGCGCTCGGCCGCCATCCCCATCCTGGTGCTCTCCGCCTACGGCTTCGAGTGGGAGGCCGAGCTGCTGGGCGCGCAGGGCTACATCCCCAAGGCCGACGTGCAGCTCGACGGGATCCTGGAGCGGGTGCGCACCGCGGCCGGGGACCCGCCCATGCACCACTGA